The genomic window AAGCTTCCGCTGCCTTTTGTGTCTTTATCTTCTCAAAAAAACTTCGTTGCAATATACAATATGGGATTATACGTTGCTCAAAAATTGATGGATTGGTTTCTCCTAGTGTACAAAAAGTACAGCATTAAAAAGCCTGATATAGGAAAAAGTTGTATCAGGTTCAAAAATTTAAATGCTCTTCCTTTCGATTTGATCGCTGATCTGTGTGGAAAAGTGACTGCAGACCAATGGAATCAATTGTATGAATCCGCTTTGAAGAAATAACAAATCATTAGAATATAGCTTATATTTGGCAATTACGAATCCCTGAATGAAATTTTCAACATTTTATCAGCTCTATTTTCCTTGGCTCACCAAATGGATGTGCTATTGCCTATTCCAATTCGCTTTTTCCTCCAATTTGTATGCTCAGATCCCAGACCAGATAAACCAATTTGACGAAAACTCGATTAAAGCTCAAAGTGAGCAAACAGAGTATACTATCCTCTTATCAGATCTGGCGGAAAATCCTATTGATGTCGAATTGCTTAATGAAAGCTGGATGAGCATATTTGATTGGTTCTCGGAAGAAGAAAAAACAATAATTTTAAGTTTTATAGCAAAAAACAAACCATTGTTGTCGAAGTATGAATTACAAGTGATTACAAGCGTTCCGCTGGATAAAATCCGGAAACTAATGCCTTATATAACAATAAACACTAACGCCCTATACAAAAGGAGTTGGAAAGAATTATTTCAACAAGATGCCTCAAGGCTGGTCTTGCGAATTGGTAAATCATTAGATAAAGAATCTGCATTCAATCTAGCCGACAGTTTGCCTGGGGCATATGTGGGAGACGAGTTGAAAGCCTTTATGCAGTTCAAATATGCTCTCCCTGGAAAACTATCATATGGATTTCATTTGGAAAAAGATCCTGGAGAAAAATGGTGGGGTTACCGGAATACCGGTGTGGACTTCTTGAGCGCTCATTTGTTCATTGACAAACTTTACAAATCAAAAATCAAATTGGCAATAGGTGATTATGCGATTAGAATAGGACAAGGATTACTATTGGACAATTTGTTTAGCTCAGGGAGGACAACAAGTTTTGGGAGTTGGATTAAAACTCCGTTAGATTTAAAACCATACAGTTCATTACAAGAAGGCAATATGTTGAGAGGCCTTGCTTTGAAAGCAAGGATTAAGCGAAGAATCCAATTATTGACCTACGGATCAAGATTACTCGCTGATGCAAGCGTAGTCACACAAGATCTAACTACAATCGAAGATGTACCATCGATCAGGGAATTCACTTCAATCAATCAAAGTGGCTTGCATAGAACAAAAAAAGAAATTTCTAATCGACAAAATATTACGTTACAGTATCTGGGTGCTTCCTTACAGTATAAACTACCAAAAGGTCATATTGGTGTTAATTTACTCAATCAATTCACAAATTATTCCTTCACAAGAGAATACAGGATTGATCTGGCATTTGTCGATCAGGACAAACATTCACATTTTGGATCTTGCGATTATACCTATTCATGGAGGAACATAAGCAGTTTTGGGGAACTTGCTATCGACGATAAATTACATCCTGCATCGCTTATTGGGATTGTCATCGCATTAGGTAAGAATGCAGAATTGATAAGTGCCTACCGGAATTTCCATCCTGGTTTTTACAGTTTAATGTCCAACACCCTTTCAATTTCTGGTACAAGCAGAAATGAGAAAGGGATCATGGGTGGACTTTCGGTAAGAATAAATCCTAGACTTCAATTATCAGTACTTACAGATACCTGGTCATTTCCATGGCTCAAGTATCAAACTGAAAGTCTTACAAGTGGAAATGAAATACAAATCAAAGCACACTATCAGGTTCGCAAAAAATGGCTAACTTATTTTCAGTACAGCCAAAGAGAAAATACAGTGCAGTCCAGCACAAACGAATTTGAATCACCGATAGGTTTTGAAAAACTCAAAAGCTTTAGACAACACTTTGAGTTCATTCTTAATAGAAACTGGACCCTGCGTCAAAGATTGGAATTTAAAAAATCGGAAACAACAGAGGAGCTTGCGCGGGGTTATTTGGCTTATTTTGATTTACTGTACAGGAATATCGAAGCTCCTGTTTCTTTCAATTTCAGGACTGGAATTTATGATTCACCTTCCTACAATACCCGTATTTATGCTTTTGAAAATGATCTGTTATACCAATTTTCCATTCCGGCATATTATGGAAAGGGTATTGTTTTTTACCTAAATGTGAGAGCTAAACTACTTTCAAAAATTACAATTGAAGGCAGATACTCTCTTAAATTTTCAACAATAAACACTTTTAGTACCCGACTGGCTACTCCAGAAAAGTATCAGCAAGATATTAAGTTCCTATTCAGATATCAATTTTGAGAAATTTGATCAAAGAATAGACTCTTTCAATCGTTAATTGATTGCTAACAAGTGCTAAAATTTGAAATTATAATTACTTCAAGAGAAAAAATGTAATGTTATTTGATTTTTTTAGTCATAACTAGTAAAAAAATATTAATTTTTATTTGCATATATCAATTTTATCATACCTTTGGTATGAAAATTGTATTTCAATTTCATTGAATTAAATCTAAATTCGTTAACTAAACAAATTCAACATGGCAAAAGCAAGTTCAACAGCTAAAAAAACAACAGCTAAAAAAACTGCTAAAAAAGCGACGGCTAAGAAAACCGCCACTAAAAAAACTGCTGCAAAGAAAACAACTGCTGCAAAACCTGCAGCTAAGAAAAAAGTAGGCAGACCAGCAGCTAAGAAAACTACTGTAGCTAAACCTGCAGCTAAGAAAAAAGTAGGCAGACCAGCAGCTAAGAAAACTACCGCAGCTAAACCTACAGCTAAGAAAAAAGTAGGCAGACCAGCAGCTAAGAAAACTACTGCAGCTAAACCTGCTGCTAAGAAAAAAGTGGGCAGACCAGCAGCTAAGAAAACTGCCGCAGCTAAACCTGCAGCTAAATCTGCTACTAAAAAAGCAACTGCTAAAAAAGCGGCTAAACCTGCAGCTAAATCTGCTACTAAAAAAGCAACTGCTAAAAAGGCGGCTAAACCTGCAGCTAAATCTGCTACTAAAAAAGCAACTGCTAAAAAAGCAGCTAAACCTGCAGCTAAATCTGCTACTAAAAAAGCAACTGCTAAAAAAGCAGCTAAACCTGCAGCTAAATCTGCTACTAAAAAAGCAACTGCTAAAAAAGCAGCTAAACCTGCAGCTAAATCTGCTACTAAAAAAGCAACTGCTAAAAAAGCGGCTAAACCTGCAGCTCGTAGGGGTAGAAAAAAAGCAACTCCAGCTCCAGAGGTTATGGCACCAATGCCGGAGACTACTAGTGAAGCATAAAAAAGTTGCTTAGAAAAATTAGAAGCTCTACTGATTTATATTAGTGGAGCTTTTTTTTTGCATCAATCCACTTTCAGATCTTTAGCCAAATCTCGGAATATTTGGAGACACTGCTCTACAGAAAAATTTGATTCAGGAACTATCTCAGGGTAACATTTTTTCAGAAATTCAACCGATTGCCCAAAGACCTCAACTTGAGGATAAGCCATTTGATTTGCTCTGTGCAACCACTTCATCAATTCGAAAGCATTAAATTTTGCTAATATTCTTTGCTTGAAGGAATACATATCAGAGGTATTCTTTTCTGATTCCTCCCACTTCTCTTGTAACTTTCTTTCCACAAAAAAAAATCCTAAGTCAGTATCAAGTTCATTTAGTTGATATAAAAACTGAGCCCAGTTACGAACAGTATGCATCACTTTTACCGCAAGACAGAACTTTTGGATTGCCTCATAACTATAGGTCTGAAAGTTCTGATTATTCAAAATAATTTGGTTTACTGCCTTGCCTGTACCAAAAGGAACACGATTTGATTTTCGTGAAGAAGGGAAAACCAATGCTTTTTTTAACTCGCCCAACTTGCCAATTTCCGAATACTTGTGTAAAAAATAAAAGTCTTCTCCAGCTTTTTTTCTATTCATTCCCCCCATTCGACAATAAGCATCCACTCTTACCGCCATTGCTGAACCAATCGTTTGAAAAGCAAAAGGATAAGAATAATATTTTTGAACTTCGATATAATATCTTAAATGTAATTCATACAAGATTATTGCCTTTCTTTCTTCAACATCAGTGCAAGATTCCAATTGATGCTCAAAACCAATGCTTAGGGCATCTTTATCGCGATGGGTATTAAAATAATCCACCACACTTGAAACTAAGGATGTATCGCATGTACAGTCAGCATCAAAACAAATGATAATGCCATCCAATCTGCCATTATCATACAACAATCTTACTGCTTCATCCATCCCCGTTTTTCTAGCCCAGCCGACACCTGCATGTTTATGATCAAATTCCACAGGACCGATTATATGAACATTTGAATTGTGGCGATTTGAATAATCACACCTCAAATCATGACTTTGAATCTCATGTCGAAACTTCAACTCGTCAAGATCTGCGACAGAATGATTGATCACCACTATGATTTCAAAATAAGGGTACGAATCAAAACAGTTCAGTATCGAATTAATGGAATCCTTAAGTCGATCCTCACAATAAGCAGGTATCACAACTATCACGTAGGTATCCTTTCGCAACTTTTTACTTGCAAATGAAGGAAACATGATGTGCTTCTCCATATATCTTTGCAAAACAAACTCATTGGACATTGAATTCGAAAGATAATCAAATCCTTCTCATCGAGAGCATGCTGTTCCCCCCCGTTGTAGTCATGTCTCACATTTCGCATTATCAAACTATCGTATTAGAAGCTCGTGAAAACTATCAGAAGAAAAGTTATCGCAATCGTTTTGAGTTGGGTTCAGTGCAAGGGCCAATTTCATTATCTGTGCCTTTAGTCAAAGGCAAGCATCAGCAACAAGTGATCACTGAAACAAAAATATGTTACTCTGAAAACTGGACAAGATCTCATCTCAGAACGATTCAATCCTTATACAGCAACTCGGCTTATTATATACATTATATCGATGAAATAAAATTTATTTTAAACAGAATGACTGAATCCCTATTTGACTTGAATTATAAAACACTGGAATATTTGATCTCCGTTTGCAACATCAGAGCAAGACTTGAAGAAAGTATTGAATACCAGAAAAAACCGGAGGGCATTGTCGACTTAAGAAATGAATTTAAGCCTTTTCAGCGAATTGATCTTCCGGAATACTACCAATTGTGGCAACCCCAGCATTCATTTTTAAGCAACCTTAGTATATTGGATGTACTTTTCCATATGGGGCCTGACACGCCACATTATCTGGAAGAAGTTTATCAATGTTTAATAAAAAAATGAGTAAAATCACTCTTCATCATTTTCCAAAGACTTCAATTCATTCTCCAACATTCGAAGTTGGATTCTACATTGACTTACGAGTTCTTTAGATTTGGCTACCAGACCCGTAACTTCGTCTATATTTACTTGCTCATTTTGTAGTCTTGAATTGATGCTTCTGAGCTCGTCTAAAGCTTTTTGATAACTATTATATTTCTTTGACTTTTGTGCCATTTTAGTTCAATTAGTTTTTACAGAAAGTGAATCGTCCTCAAACTTGATGTCAAATGCCTCTTCACTTGATAAATCTTTCAGCCTTTTGACCCATTTCCCTTTTTGAATTACCATCGTATAGCCGCTTTTCAATATAGCAAATGGATTGCGAGATTCAATATGATTTTCCAGGTTTCGCAACTCGAGTTCCTGAATTTGAATCAGATTATGAAGACGCATATATATAGTTTGAGTATATTGATCGAGCCACTGTTGTTGGAGAATGAACTGTTGCTTAGCTAAAGCCAAAATTCTCATTTCATGTTCATGAATATTCTGTTTTTGAGCAACAAAAAGATCGTTGGATGCATCTTTAATTTCTTGCAATATTCCCAACATGTCGGTCTCAAAATCCAAATTATGGTTTACTATAAACTCTGCAGCGGCAGTAGGAGTTTTTACACTTTGAAAAGCGTTTAAGTCTGCTACTGATTCATCTGTCGAATGTCCAATTCCAACTATAACAGGGATTGGAACTGTAGCTATTTTAGCGCTGATTCGATAGGAATCGAAGTCAATTAAATCCAACTTTGCTCCTCCTCCCCGAATGATTACGACGAGCTCATATTTCCAGCTCTGCTTAATGATTTTCTCCAAAGAAGAACAAACTTCTTCTTCAGTATTCTGTCCCTGCATAGCAGCATAGAAATATTTAACATTGAATGAATACTGATAATTATTCTGCATCAAATGGTCGTGGAAGTCTGACTTTCCGGCTGCACTTTTGGAACTGATGACGGCTATATTTTTAATGGCTACCGCCAATTCTGTTTCTTTATTTCTTTGCCACAAATGCTGATCTATCAATTTTTGAATGGTAGCAGCTCTTTTTTGAGCAATTTGGCCATATGTAAATTTCGGATCGATATTATTGATGACTAGTTTAAGCCCAAACCGAACATGATATTCTACAAATACTTGAATTCGGATGTCATTCCCCGCTTTGAGGAGGAGTTCTAGTTCTGATGGGAAATGTTTATATAAATTTAGAAAATTTAATCGCCACAAAACAGCACTTGCCTGAGCTACTATGTCTTCATTTTCCTTTTCCGCAAGTTCAAGGTACCAATGCCCTCTACTTTCCTTAACTGAGGCTATTTCTGCTGTAATCCATACCGGTTCTTGAAAATTTACAGCTATCGCTCTCCGGATATATTCGTTGAGCTTACTGAGCCTTAAGGAAGACATGGAGAATATTAACCGGCTAAAACCTTCTTTACAAGATCAGCGGCTTCCTGCAATTGAATCGCTGAGAATACTTTTAATCCTGCATCGTCGATCATTTTCTTTGCTATATCTGCATTTGTACCTTGCAGCCTTACAATTATTGGTACGTGAATGTTTCCCATGTTTTTATAAGCATCTATGATACCTTGAGCTACTCGGTCACATCTCACAATCCCTCCAAAAATATTCACCAGTATCGCCTTTACTGCAGGATCTTTTAGAATAATACGAAAAGCAGTTTCTACCCTGGCAGCATCTGCTGTGCCACCAACATCCAAAAAATTAGCGGGATTTCCTCCAGACAATTTTATTATATCCATTGTCGCCATCGCAAGTCCTGCTCCATTCACCATGCATCCCACATTACCATCAAGGTTGACATAATTGAGATTGGCATCTCTGGCCTCAACTTCAGTAGGATCTTCTTCAGAAATATCACGCATGGCTTCAATATCTGCGTGCCTATATAATGCATTATCATCAATTGCAAATTTGCAATCAACAGCTATAATTCGATCATCGCCTGTATGTAAACATGGGTTAATTTCAATTAAAGTGGCATCATTCCCTACAAAAGCATTATACAGTTTGTTGACAAATACACACATTTCCTTGTATGCTTTGCCACCCAATCCTAATTGAAACGCTATTTTGCGCGCTTGAAAATCCTGGAATCCAAGAGCTGGATCCACGAATTCTTTATGCACTAGATGAGGAGTTTCTTCAGCTACTTTTTCTATATCCATTCCACCCTGCGTGGAATAGATAATTACATTCTTTTGGCTTCCTCTATCAGTTAAAATTGAAAAATAATATTCTTTGCATGCATCAAAATCTGGAGCATAAGAATCTTCGGCTAAAAGGATTTTATTTACTTTTTTACCAGGACCTTCCAGTCCACCTGGAGTCTGCGGCGTTTTGAGCATCATCCCCAATATTTGGTTTCCGATTTGGATCGTTTCCTCTTTGGACTTTCCAAGCTTTACACCTCCTCCCTTGCCTCTTCCACCGGCATGAATTTGCGCTTTCACAACTACAAATTTGCTACCAGTTTCTGCTACCAAATCATCGTAGGCATTTGCCATATCGGATTGATTTTCAACTAAAACACCCCTTTGGACAGGGATTTCATATTTACTTAAGAGTTTTTTTCCCTGATATTCGTGGAGATTCATAATTACAGCTAATTTCTTTTCTTCGGTTTAATTAAATCTTTTATTCTACTACTATTTTCTTTGCTATAATACCTGATTCTGTGGTCAATTGAAGAACATAGACTCCTGAACTCAGATGTAAATCAGTCAAAGTTGCCATACTTCTATTATACATATTCCAATTGAGTTTGTCTGTTACTCGCTGACCAGCAATTGTCATGATTTCAATGTTTTGAACTCCGAGCTCTTGGGGAAAAGTCACAATCAAATTTTTACCCCGAGTCACAGGATTTGGAAAAACAGTAACTTCCGGAGTACCAAATCCATCTGAGTTACTCGTCTGCAAACCTTCCGCATAAAACTTAATCGGATGAGCATATGTGCCATTGAATTCAAAATCATTGACTGCTTTGACTCTGGCATAATATGTTTTACCGGGCAAGAGTGAATCAATATAAGTTGATGTGGATTCTATAATCTCGTTTTTAACAATAATACTAAATGAAGGGGCACGAGCTACTTGTACCAAGTAATACTTTGCACCTTCTACTTTGGGCCATGTTATGGTAAGAGACTTATATGGTACAGTTGACTCATTCAAAGGATATATAAAATCAAATGAATCCGTATTTTGATATATTGGCTTTACATTTGGGCGGAGCAATATTTGCCTTCGATTAGAAATGTTATTGAGCATTCCATTGTTTTGTTCATTTGAAAATCTAGACATACATCCATCGAATGCATAAGACATAAACAAACTGCCATCAGCATTAAAAATAGAATCATTAAGATCTTTTAAATTAATAAGACTCCTGTTATTTGCATCACATGGCCACCTATCGCTTATATAATCAGGCTCTGTGTCACAAAATTGGTCTGCTTGTGAATTGCAATCAATGCGTTCAACATTCTCAATCTGATTCCAAACCTTAGCCTTGTATTCTGCAGTTGATTTTTGAAAAGAATAATCTATACCCTCCCATCCAAAGAAAGTGTGCGGAAGTGAAAAAAAATGGCCCAATTCATGCGCCCAGGTATGGCTCAATTTACCTAAACAACTTTTACTCAATGCGACCCCATCGCCATTATAAGTATAATACCCACAATTTCCAGCCGGGTTTTGTACAAGATAACAATTTACCTGATCGGCGACATTGTTTTCGATCATCATTTCTTCACCGTCATTATAATCTTTGTGGTCATTCCATTTTGTTCTCGATATATAATGAATTGGTTTTTCAAGAAAAAACTGAATTCCTGATTTTTCAAAATCCTTATTTAATGTACCTAATGTTTCATACAATTGCCAGTTGCCATAATATGAACTGCTTCCATCATTACTTAAACTGTGGATCAAGAGCGGAATATATATGGTTTGAGCAAAATCCGGCCTAGAATTTCCTTGTTCTCCTGATGACAGATCTATCATTCGCTGCTGATCAACATGGCTAGTACCACAATACTGTGATTGAAGATGATTATACTGTATTAAACAAAGTACCAGAATGCTAAAAAATTTCATTTTAACTATCATTCAAATAAGTTTAATTTCTGCCTTGAACAAATTATGGTATAAATATTTTTCCTGTCTGAGTTTTCCTATTTCTTGCTTCCAGTGTGTAGAAATATAATCCGGCAGCGTGATTACCGCTTCCCAAAGAAACTGATCCATTTTCTAAACTGACAATTTGGCGCGAAGAAATTTTACCTTCAGGATTGTAAATTTTAAGTTCTACTTGATCAATTGTTTCGTTAGAAATAAGAACAAGCTCTCTATTTTCTAAATCAAATCGGAGGCTTGCATTCCATGAATTCAGGTAGACATCATCTGATGCGGTTTTTACAGAAGTATTGTAAAAACTTTTTACAGTTGGGGTAAAGCAAACGCTATTGGAATTGTAAGGAATGACCCTCCAATAATAACGCTTACTTGGTTTCAAATTTCTGAGTACAGTATCTACCCTAGTTGTTGTCCAACTTATAGTATTCAAGGTGAAGCCAAATAATTCGGATACTTCAACGTAATAATTATCAGCATTTGTCACAGGTTCCCATTTAAAATAAACGGAATCATAAGACCATACTGAATCCAAAGGAGTAGTGTAATTGACTGCAGAGCTAATCGATGATTTTGGAGTATAAACAGGAGTTCTGAGATAAGATCTGCGAGGAGAATTGTAATCTAAGTTTATAGCTGACTTTTGTTCGCTCGAAAAAACGGCAAGACAATTCAAAAAATAACTCATCATATTATCTTCATCCGGATCCAAAATATGCCCTGCAGGATCATCCACATTACCAGACCACTGGCATGAACCATTCCACCCGAATCCAAGATTATAATCAGCTTGGGTATCACAAAAGCCATCAGCTGCAATGTTGCAATGCAATTTACCATTTGCATACAGCTTTGTTCTATCATAGTATTCAGTGAG from Saprospiraceae bacterium includes these protein-coding regions:
- a CDS encoding DUF1801 domain-containing protein, with amino-acid sequence MRSGALNVEAYFEQIPEDRKTVMKKLHNRILKNLPKGFIGKMNYGMVGYVVPVSIYPTDYHCDPKLPLPFVSLSSQKNFVAIYNMGLYVAQKLMDWFLLVYKKYSIKKPDIGKSCIRFKNLNALPFDLIADLCGKVTADQWNQLYESALKK
- a CDS encoding glycosyltransferase, with product MSNEFVLQRYMEKHIMFPSFASKKLRKDTYVIVVIPAYCEDRLKDSINSILNCFDSYPYFEIIVVINHSVADLDELKFRHEIQSHDLRCDYSNRHNSNVHIIGPVEFDHKHAGVGWARKTGMDEAVRLLYDNGRLDGIIICFDADCTCDTSLVSSVVDYFNTHRDKDALSIGFEHQLESCTDVEERKAIILYELHLRYYIEVQKYYSYPFAFQTIGSAMAVRVDAYCRMGGMNRKKAGEDFYFLHKYSEIGKLGELKKALVFPSSRKSNRVPFGTGKAVNQIILNNQNFQTYSYEAIQKFCLAVKVMHTVRNWAQFLYQLNELDTDLGFFFVERKLQEKWEESEKNTSDMYSFKQRILAKFNAFELMKWLHRANQMAYPQVEVFGQSVEFLKKCYPEIVPESNFSVEQCLQIFRDLAKDLKVD
- a CDS encoding WbqC family protein, which translates into the protein MSHISHYQTIVLEARENYQKKSYRNRFELGSVQGPISLSVPLVKGKHQQQVITETKICYSENWTRSHLRTIQSLYSNSAYYIHYIDEIKFILNRMTESLFDLNYKTLEYLISVCNIRARLEESIEYQKKPEGIVDLRNEFKPFQRIDLPEYYQLWQPQHSFLSNLSILDVLFHMGPDTPHYLEEVYQCLIKK
- a CDS encoding exodeoxyribonuclease VII small subunit, which produces MAQKSKKYNSYQKALDELRSINSRLQNEQVNIDEVTGLVAKSKELVSQCRIQLRMLENELKSLENDEE
- the xseA gene encoding exodeoxyribonuclease VII large subunit, translated to MSSLRLSKLNEYIRRAIAVNFQEPVWITAEIASVKESRGHWYLELAEKENEDIVAQASAVLWRLNFLNLYKHFPSELELLLKAGNDIRIQVFVEYHVRFGLKLVINNIDPKFTYGQIAQKRAATIQKLIDQHLWQRNKETELAVAIKNIAVISSKSAAGKSDFHDHLMQNNYQYSFNVKYFYAAMQGQNTEEEVCSSLEKIIKQSWKYELVVIIRGGGAKLDLIDFDSYRISAKIATVPIPVIVGIGHSTDESVADLNAFQSVKTPTAAAEFIVNHNLDFETDMLGILQEIKDASNDLFVAQKQNIHEHEMRILALAKQQFILQQQWLDQYTQTIYMRLHNLIQIQELELRNLENHIESRNPFAILKSGYTMVIQKGKWVKRLKDLSSEEAFDIKFEDDSLSVKTN
- the sucC gene encoding ADP-forming succinate--CoA ligase subunit beta; translated protein: MNLHEYQGKKLLSKYEIPVQRGVLVENQSDMANAYDDLVAETGSKFVVVKAQIHAGGRGKGGGVKLGKSKEETIQIGNQILGMMLKTPQTPGGLEGPGKKVNKILLAEDSYAPDFDACKEYYFSILTDRGSQKNVIIYSTQGGMDIEKVAEETPHLVHKEFVDPALGFQDFQARKIAFQLGLGGKAYKEMCVFVNKLYNAFVGNDATLIEINPCLHTGDDRIIAVDCKFAIDDNALYRHADIEAMRDISEEDPTEVEARDANLNYVNLDGNVGCMVNGAGLAMATMDIIKLSGGNPANFLDVGGTADAARVETAFRIILKDPAVKAILVNIFGGIVRCDRVAQGIIDAYKNMGNIHVPIIVRLQGTNADIAKKMIDDAGLKVFSAIQLQEAADLVKKVLAG
- a CDS encoding T9SS type A sorting domain-containing protein is translated as MKFFSILVLCLIQYNHLQSQYCGTSHVDQQRMIDLSSGEQGNSRPDFAQTIYIPLLIHSLSNDGSSSYYGNWQLYETLGTLNKDFEKSGIQFFLEKPIHYISRTKWNDHKDYNDGEEMMIENNVADQVNCYLVQNPAGNCGYYTYNGDGVALSKSCLGKLSHTWAHELGHFFSLPHTFFGWEGIDYSFQKSTAEYKAKVWNQIENVERIDCNSQADQFCDTEPDYISDRWPCDANNRSLINLKDLNDSIFNADGSLFMSYAFDGCMSRFSNEQNNGMLNNISNRRQILLRPNVKPIYQNTDSFDFIYPLNESTVPYKSLTITWPKVEGAKYYLVQVARAPSFSIIVKNEIIESTSTYIDSLLPGKTYYARVKAVNDFEFNGTYAHPIKFYAEGLQTSNSDGFGTPEVTVFPNPVTRGKNLIVTFPQELGVQNIEIMTIAGQRVTDKLNWNMYNRSMATLTDLHLSSGVYVLQLTTESGIIAKKIVVE